TTTCAGTTGTTGGTCTTGGGGGTCGTGGTCTTTCAGGTGTTGGTCTTAGAGGTTGTGATCTATCAGTTGTTGGCATTGGTGGTCGTGGTCTTTCAGTTGTTGGTCTTGGTGTTTCTGGTCTATCAGTTGTTGGTCTAGGTGGTTGTGATCTTTCAGTTGTTGGTCTAGGTGGTTGTGGTCTTTCAGTTGTTGGTCTTGGTGTTTCTGGTATTTCAGTTGTTGGTCTTGGTGTTTCTGGTCTATCAGTTGTTGGTCTAGGTGGTTGTGGTCTTTCAGTTGTTGGTCTTGGTGTTTCTGGTCTAGCAGTTGTTGGCTTTGGTGTTTCTGGTCTTTCAGTTGTTGGTCTAGGTGGTTGTGGTCTTTCAGTTGTTGGTCTTGGTGTTTCTGGTCTAGCAGTTGTTGGCTTTGGTGTTTCTGGTCTTTCAGTTGTTGGTCTTGGTGTTTCTGGTCTTTCAGTTGTTGGTCTTGGTGTTTCTGGTCTAGCAGTTGTTGGTCTTGGTGTTTCTGGTCTTTCAGTTGTTGGTCTTGGTGTTTCTGATCTTGCAGTTGTTGGTCTTGGTGTTTCTGGTCTTGCAGTTGTTGGTCTTGGTGTTTCTGGTCTTGCAGTTGTTGGTCTTGGTGTTTCTGGTCTTTCAGTTGTTGGTCTTGGTGTTTCTGGTCTATCAGTTGTTGGTCTAGGTGGTTGTGATCTTTCATTTGTTGGTCTAGGTGGTTGTGGTCTTTCAGTTGTTGGTCTTGGTGTTTCTGGTCTTTCAGTTGTTGGTCTTGGTGTTTCTGATCTTGCAGTTGTTGGTCTTGGTGTTTCTGGTCTTGCAGTTGTTGGTCTTGGTGTTTCTGGTCTTGCAGTTGTTGGTCTTGGTGTTTCTGGTCTTTCAGTTGTTGGTCTTGGTGTTTCTGGTCTATCAGTTGTTGGTCTAGGTGGTTGTGATCGTTCATTTGTTGGTCTAGGTAGTCTTCGTCTTTCATTTGTTGGTCTAGGTGTTTCTGGTCTTTCAGTTGTTGGTTTTGGTGTTTCTGGTCTTGCAGTTATTGGTCTTGGTGTTTCTGGTCTTGCAGTTGTTGGTCTAGGTGGTTGTGGTCTTTCAGTTGTTGGTCTTGGTGTTTCTGGTCTTTCAGTTGTTGGTCTTGGTGTTTCTGGTCTTGCAGTTATTGGTCTTGGTGTTTCTGGTCTTTCAGTTGTTGGTCTTGGTGTTTCTGGTCTATCAGTTGTTGGTCTAGGTAGTCTTCGTCTTTCATTTGTTGGTCTAGGTGGTTGTGGTCTTTCAGTTGTTGGTCTTGGTGTTTCTGGTCTTTCAGTTGTTGGTCTTGGTGTTTCTGGTCTATCAGTTGTTGGTGGTTGTAGCCTAGTTGTTGTGGGTGGTTCAGGTCTTGTAGTAGTTGGAGCTGGTGCAATGTTGGACTTGTCCACTGGAGGGAGAACAGGTTTCTCTGTTGGTGTTGGTGGCTTAATCAAGTCTAGAAGATAAAATAATATCCAAAttatgacaatgaccccaaacatggTTGTGTTTTTGACCAATATGAACTATAGAGGGAGTGACCCTTACCTGCACATCGCCCACGATGCAAAGAAACATCATCTATAGTCACGTCGGACTGATCAGTGGTGCCTCTGTGGCCCTCAAAGATGATCTGAGATCAAAGTAAATTCATTCAGGGGAAAAATTCACAATAGCAAATTGATATATAACAAACAGGTAAAGTAAACACATTTTGTCAAAAGGACCTCTGGATGAACAAGCTAGTCTTTAAATTACAACATACAGGGTGGAAAAGGCCAGGGGCTACACCAAGACCAAGGTCACACCACTACCTGGAAAGGTCCAGTGGTCATCAGATCCACCTGAGCCCGTTGCCATGAGTCTCCTTGGTTGTTCTTCTTCCCCCACACCCCATCCACATAGCGGCCCTGGAGCAGGTAGACGTGCAGACCCATGGTCTCGGCCGAGCCAGACATGTGGTACCAGAACTGCAGACACTGAGGACCGGGGTCAGAACACTCAGAGCTGAGGAGGCGAGCCGTGTCTCCGTTAGACACACTGTTGGCCTCGATGTATAAGTAGTGACCAAATGGACCTGCCGATTATAGGTGAGAGTAGATTAAATAAGATTAGAGAGGTGGTCacagggcctcctgagtggcgcagaacCGGGTGCAAAGAAGCGGTTAGGCGGGTCATCAACCATTGACCCAACCTTTGCCTCACGAGCCCATTGggaagttgcagcgatgagacaagattgaaaaagggggtaaaaaaaaagaaaaaaaagaggtgGGGTCACATGAAATTCCTTTAGATTTTATTAGGGGTTCTAACAGCAATGGGACAGGTCAGATTGTTTATGTAAGGGTGTAGGTCTAACGATATAGCCATTGAGGTTAATTGAGCAAAAATAATAGTTGAGGGTAAGTCTTTCAATCCAATTTGGACTTTCAGGTCCGTTGTTTGAGTTTCGGAGATTTAGCAACCATTACAATGCATTAAAAAGCATTGCAATGTCCAACAATAAGCATTTTGGCGCACATTCAGGCGGTAGCCCCGACCAGGACTGAAACCTGGGTCCAGTGACTGTCAAGCCAAACACATCCTACGAACACCTACTTCCTTTTGTGTGGTCAGCTGATGGCCCAGTCATGGCAGTGGGGGTGGAGCCACTGTGCCTTGTCCAATCAAAAACGTCTGTCATTAGCTGGGTAAAACCGCAGAGGTCCTGCTCGAAAGCGCAATCAAGGTTGCAGACTGAACGGGGAACATTGGGAACATTTGTAAATGTCAACATGAGCCTAATATTTTAACATATTGTTCTGAAATATCTTTCCATAAGAAAATGTGTCTATAGATGTTATGTACCTGGGTGTGGGGCAACTCCTCCATCAACTGAGGAAGGAACTGAAGCTCCACTAATACCACCAATCGAAGAACCTGCCAGAGGAAGCAAAGGAATGGCATTGGTCATAAAGGGTGAACGTTTTCTTATCTGACATTCAGGTATTAGATAAAGCATGTGTCCCCATGATAATTAAAAACTCACCTGAGCATGATTCATAGTGGATGGAGACGTCATCAAATGCCACATCAGACCGAGGGTCAGAGCCTCGTATTCCCTCCATGATGATCTGAAACAGAGACCTTTTGTGTTGGATGGAAAACAATCTCCCCTCTCTTTATAAAATCACAATCTTTTCACACTAGTTAACCCTCTTAAACCTCTGTGAACTTCTCCTACCTTGAATGACCCATCGATTATAATATCCACTTCTGCCAGATACCATGTGGAGCCCTGGTTGTTGGCTTTGGACCACAGTTTTTTGTTTCTGTTGTGCTGGTCAAGCTGGTAGACATTGAGAGCCATGGCTGTGGCCTGTCCGTACATGTGGTACCAGAAGCGCAGGCAGTATTTGCCCGGCCCGTTTTGGCACTTAGGGCTCATCATACGGGCAGAGTCTCCGTGGTAAACACCGTCACCCTCAATGTACATGTAGGAGCCACCTGACCAacaaacacacgcagacacacttTAACATCACGACTCACAGCATATTAGCTCGAAATGGCTTGCTTCCATGGTGTCTATGGTATCTTCTATGTagacaggtatttatatatatatatatatatataactatctGTACAAGTCGATAGGCTACAACCATGTATTGACGCATTCATTGAATAATGCATCATTGAATAACAGTGACTGATGCACATTTGAACATTGAGATTGGATCTGGGTGTGTAAGATATTGGtcgtttcagatatttttttgtcACAACCATGTAACCTCTCACCTCCTGTGGTATGGTCTTGGGTTGGCCCTGTGAGGTCAGATGGGGTTGGGCCTCTCAGTCTCCTCCAATCAAAACTGTCCTGAATAATTTGCTCCCACCCACACTCGCTCTTGTCAAAGTTGCAGTCTAGAGGACAAACTGTAGGAGGCAGAACCATAGAAAAATCTGTCATCAAATGAACCAGATGGTATAAAAGGCATGGAAAGGCTGCCATTGATCAATTTGATACAAAAATAATGTGGTCAAGGTTCTTACGTTCCTTGTCAGGTGTAGTAACTGGTGGTATTGTGGGAGGGCCAGGGAGACTATCTACAATGAtaagacagacagcaaggtttttCACAGGAACACATTGGACAAGCCTCAGGTTCAGGTGGATGTGAGGGAGGGCAATGTAAGAGAagtagggtggaggggaggaggaataaAAGGGCAGGAATTAGGGATGAAAGAGGGGAAGGAAAAGAAGAATGGAGTAAGGAATGAAGGATCCAAGTTGAAGACTACAGCAAAAAGCTAAGTGTACGATGATGGATGGGGTGAGCAAACTCCATACAATCATGGTACGGTGTTCATATTAGGATAGCCTCACCGTAGTAGTGGGTCCATAACCAAATATAAATGACATTAAAACCTGAAGATTGCCTCTAAACTcaatacatcatcatcatcatcatcattacgaAAACAACACCATCAAAAAACACTCACCACAGGCGGTGTTGTTCCACCAGGGAGGCAGGGTCACATTGGCCACTTCGCAGGTGGTCACATAGGACCTCAGGGAGTCACATGTCACATGCACGTTCCCGCCGGAGGCACAGTGGTCGGACATACAGCTGTCGATGTAGGGTGTGGGGTGGATGAAGGGATGGCAGGGCTTGAAGGCTTCGCGCAGCAGTTTGGAACACTCCCGGTAGCCCTGTTCGTCCAAATGAGAGTCACATGGTTGGGGGGCAGGGGGGGAGGCAACACATCTAGGgtagaagggaaaggagaggagatcaGTGGTGGACTGGATTtcatagaatagtgttgatgacACAACCATGGTTCCGCATTTCAGATTATGCACCGGATATGGTCATTAACTACGAACCGAATGACCATTATACGTTACCGTTATGGTTTAAAACAATGAACCCACTCACCGATCGTCTTCCGGACTATTCACTCTCCAGCTGTTGGCGAACGTGACCACGTTGGTCTCGGGTTTGGTGCCGTTAGGGGTCAGGAAGTCATCCCCCTGGTCATCGGAGTAGGTACCACAAAGGCCGCACATCTCACCCTTGTAGCGCTCGTCCAGCTGCAGGAAAAGCCTGCTCTGGTCGTCCAGCAGCATCCGAAGGCCAAAAGTCGTCTCCATGACAGTGTACTGCTTCTTCTTGTACAGCTTCACCTCGCCGTATGTGCCATTTACTGTAACAGGAAGATGCTGCCAAACATGGTTCACCTACAGGGGAGAGTA
The sequence above is a segment of the Oncorhynchus nerka isolate Pitt River linkage group LG20, Oner_Uvic_2.0, whole genome shotgun sequence genome. Coding sequences within it:
- the LOC115103149 gene encoding zonadhesin-like, which codes for MLGGTYTGLVATAALLCLLQAETNASIEGDSSSVTRTDAGTCTVHSNPHYSTFDGANFRFVGPCTYVLTRVCAHSETPLSHFSVEVKNELRGNSSVSAVHQVKVEVENLRVSLHKRQNHRVMVNGIWRKLPLSLNGGTVNILGNAASVAVETNFNLFVSYDDAGAVHITVPVSYSGKVCGMCGNFNHMRDDDYHTPGSPEAEDSATFGQNWQSEACDWTVLPLECQPTEEAEYASEQYCGSLVSRHGPFSGCQSVLGAETYFRSCVAEMCGADGDPEVLCEALQSYSDMCLKAGVLVPAWRISTMCPLECGANSHYNACAKGCPEVCSSMDIQGACGRCEERCVCDPGFKLSGGSCVPAEDCGCWIKGKHYERGETFMEGECNRVCQCMGGDRLQCVASSCAADEVCKVKEGVNGCFFSSPATCHVYGDPHYITFDGKAYTFQGGCSYTLAKTCGGDTPVQFSVTGQNWNPRNESSAKLRAVVLETSGLHVKMQNYSATVNHVWQHLPVTVNGTYGEVKLYKKKQYTVMETTFGLRMLLDDQSRLFLQLDERYKGEMCGLCGTYSDDQGDDFLTPNGTKPETNVVTFANSWRVNSPEDDRCVASPPAPQPCDSHLDEQGYRECSKLLREAFKPCHPFIHPTPYIDSCMSDHCASGGNVHVTCDSLRSYVTTCEVANVTLPPWWNNTACDSLPGPPTIPPVTTPDKELCPLDCNFDKSECGWEQIIQDSFDWRRLRGPTPSDLTGPTQDHTTGGGSYMYIEGDGVYHGDSARMMSPKCQNGPGKYCLRFWYHMYGQATAMALNVYQLDQHNRNKKLWSKANNQGSTWYLAEVDIIIDGSFKIIMEGIRGSDPRSDVAFDDVSIHYESCSGSSIGGISGASVPSSVDGGVAPHPVCNLDCAFEQDLCGFTQLMTDVFDWTRHSGSTPTAMTGPSADHTKGSPFGHYLYIEANSVSNGDTARLLSSECSDPGPQCLQFWYHMSGSAETMGLHVYLLQGRYVDGVWGKKNNQGDSWQRAQVDLMTTGPFQIIFEGHRGTTDQSDVTIDDVSLHRGRCADLIKPPTPTEKPVLPPVDKSNIAPAPTTTRPEPPTTTRLQPPTTDRPETPRPTTERPETPRPTTERPQPPRPTNERRRLPRPTTDRPETPRPTTERPETPRPITARPETPRPTTERPETPRPTTERPQPPRPTTARPETPRPITARPETPKPTTERPETPRPTNERRRLPRPTNERSQPPRPTTDRPETPRPTTERPETPRPTTARPETPRPTTARPETPRPTTARSETPRPTTERPETPRPTTERPQPPRPTNERSQPPRPTTDRPETPRPTTERPETPRPTTARPETPRPTTARPETPRPTTARSETPRPTTERPETPRPTTARPETPRPTTERPETPRPTTERPETPKPTTARPETPRPTTERPQPPRPTTERPETPKPTTARPETPRPTTERPQPPRPTTDRPETPRPTTEIPETPRPTTERPQPPRPTTERSQPPRPTTDRPETPRPTTERPRPPMPTTDRSQPLRPTPERPRPPRPTTERLQPLRPTTERLRPPRPTTERPRPPRPTTEKPQTLQPTTERPRPPRPTNARPQPPTTARPTPSCLKNSHYISCISACQPTCKHLHGPPDCRADEPCVQGCVCNDGFVLKQRVCVPIQQCGCVGSNGNSHNFNENWYTEHCHQKCECEEGDGVGEIDCDDENGCDEDSVCFQNEAGQYFCKSTDFSECSINGEPEYRTFDNMKHDFDSRNSDILVQTTGLSKNQQDVYIQAIIEIVNQDGVDSHGDSRHGGSRHGNSKDEDDQHKDSKERDSNEDSHDHSKENGNRLRFRGLKIRVYNHTVEIRNNRKLVLDGRSTRAPVSPAGGLRILERSSRIYLKTDFGLSVEFDGDSRAEIILPHTYKRRVGGLCGNFDGNKKNDMMKPDNNQAKSIKEFRES